The Thiosulfativibrio zosterae genome has a window encoding:
- a CDS encoding MalY/PatB family protein — MPSPAVIFDFDRVWDRSGTDAEKYDARQAVFGTTDVIPLWVADMDFATPDFIIEALKNRLEHPLLGYTLMSEALYQAVIDWQAQQDYHLEASQICWTHNVANGFHLAVQAFTQVGDAILVQPPIYPPFLKAPELNDRRCIESPLVLEKGQYHIDFAAFESQIQRHHIKLFLFSHPQNPSGRVWQPDELLKLGQICIKHQVIIVSDEIHSDLVYPPFKHVPLASLSPDIAQNTVTLSSPGKTFNLGGLQIGYAIIANPVLKKAFERVSQRLKIQDLNVMGAVALQAAYSDLGREYKKQLVTYLNNNIQTVLDFFAEQAPQVKVMRPQATYLIWIDFSALFNAQEDLQAWLIFKAKLGLGSGINFGEAGRGFMRMNIALPKSQLQQALSQLKSALHTL; from the coding sequence ATGCCAAGCCCTGCAGTCATTTTTGACTTTGATCGGGTTTGGGACAGAAGCGGCACCGACGCTGAAAAATATGATGCCCGCCAAGCGGTGTTTGGCACAACAGATGTCATTCCCCTGTGGGTGGCTGACATGGATTTTGCGACCCCTGACTTTATCATTGAGGCGCTCAAAAATCGTTTAGAGCATCCTCTCTTGGGATATACGCTGATGTCGGAGGCTTTATACCAAGCCGTCATCGACTGGCAGGCGCAACAGGATTATCACCTAGAGGCGTCACAGATTTGTTGGACCCATAATGTCGCCAATGGTTTTCACCTTGCGGTGCAAGCCTTCACCCAGGTGGGTGACGCCATTTTGGTTCAGCCTCCCATTTACCCGCCTTTTTTAAAAGCCCCTGAACTCAATGACCGCCGCTGCATAGAATCACCTTTGGTGTTAGAAAAGGGTCAATATCACATCGACTTTGCCGCCTTTGAAAGCCAAATTCAACGCCATCACATCAAACTATTTTTATTTAGCCATCCGCAAAATCCCTCGGGGCGAGTTTGGCAACCAGATGAATTGCTTAAATTAGGGCAGATTTGTATCAAACATCAAGTCATTATCGTGTCTGATGAAATTCACTCAGACCTAGTTTATCCACCCTTTAAACATGTCCCGTTGGCCAGTTTATCGCCAGACATCGCCCAAAACACCGTCACGCTCAGCTCGCCCGGCAAAACCTTTAACCTAGGCGGCTTGCAAATTGGCTATGCCATCATCGCTAACCCGGTTTTAAAAAAAGCGTTTGAGCGCGTGAGTCAACGCCTAAAAATCCAAGACCTCAATGTCATGGGCGCCGTGGCCTTACAAGCTGCCTATTCTGACTTAGGCCGCGAGTACAAAAAGCAACTGGTGACCTATTTGAATAACAATATTCAAACGGTGCTCGATTTTTTTGCTGAACAGGCTCCGCAAGTCAAAGTGATGCGTCCGCAGGCTACTTATTTAATCTGGATCGACTTTTCTGCGCTCTTTAATGCCCAAGAAGACCTCCAGGCCTGGTTAATTTTTAAGGCCAAATTGGGTTTAGGCAGTGGCATCAACTTTGGCGAGGCAGGCAGAGGATTTATGCGTATGAATATTGCGCTACCAAAAAGTCAATTACAACAAGCACTTAGTCAATTAAAGTCCGCCCTGCACACTCTTTAA
- a CDS encoding polyamine ABC transporter substrate-binding protein, producing the protein MKNWLSPLKTLTAALALSVTLQAQAQEELHVYNWSDYIAEDTLKNFEDKTGIKVIYDVYDSNEVLEAKLLAGQSGYDLAFPTARPFVERHIKAGIYQKIDKSKLSNYGNLDPVILKSLTDIDPGNAYAVPYMWGTTGIGINVKKVKAILGDDMPLDTWALFFDPKIVAKLSTCGVSLMDDATEVFAAAHAYKGEPTDDFSKANIEKATETLMAIRPNIRYFHSSQYINDLANGDTCVAQGYSGDILQARDRADEAKNGVEIAYLVPKEGAVVWTDTMVIPKDAPNPKAALQFINYLLQPEVIAPISNFVAYANANAKALPLVDESIRNDPGIYPSDATREHFMVLKAPSDKQARNLNRAWTRIKTGQ; encoded by the coding sequence ATGAAAAATTGGCTTTCCCCTTTAAAAACGTTAACAGCCGCCCTTGCATTGAGCGTGACTTTACAAGCGCAAGCGCAAGAAGAACTCCATGTTTATAACTGGTCAGATTATATTGCTGAAGACACCTTAAAAAACTTTGAAGACAAAACCGGTATCAAGGTCATTTATGATGTGTACGACTCAAACGAAGTGCTAGAAGCCAAATTATTAGCCGGTCAAAGTGGTTATGACCTAGCCTTCCCAACGGCGCGCCCATTTGTTGAGCGCCATATTAAGGCTGGCATTTACCAAAAAATCGATAAATCAAAATTATCAAATTACGGCAACCTTGACCCAGTGATTTTAAAATCGCTCACGGACATCGACCCAGGCAATGCCTATGCGGTGCCTTATATGTGGGGAACTACTGGGATTGGGATTAATGTCAAAAAAGTGAAAGCCATTTTAGGCGATGACATGCCTTTAGACACTTGGGCGTTGTTTTTTGACCCTAAAATTGTCGCTAAACTGTCTACTTGTGGCGTTTCTTTAATGGATGATGCAACAGAGGTTTTTGCTGCCGCTCACGCCTACAAGGGTGAACCTACCGATGATTTCAGCAAAGCCAACATTGAAAAAGCCACGGAAACCTTGATGGCGATTCGCCCCAATATCCGTTACTTCCATTCTTCGCAATACATCAACGACCTAGCCAATGGGGATACCTGTGTCGCACAAGGCTATTCTGGCGATATTTTACAAGCCAGAGATCGTGCTGATGAAGCCAAAAATGGTGTCGAAATCGCTTATTTAGTGCCTAAAGAAGGTGCGGTCGTTTGGACAGATACCATGGTTATTCCAAAAGATGCGCCAAATCCTAAAGCCGCTTTACAGTTTATCAACTATTTATTACAACCTGAAGTGATTGCCCCTATCTCTAACTTTGTGGCCTATGCCAACGCCAATGCCAAAGCCTTGCCTTTAGTTGATGAAAGCATTCGCAATGACCCAGGTATCTATCCCTCAGACGCAACCCGTGAACATTTCATGGTGTTAAAAGCCCCTTCTGACAAACAAGCGCGTAATTTAAACCGTGCTTGGACACGCATTAAAACTGGCCAATAA
- a CDS encoding ABC transporter ATP-binding protein: MTDAPFNDATPFAEIQSSENDPIVHIDKVTKTFGNVYAVDDVSLKIYQGEFFSLLGGSGCGKTTLLRMLAGFEKPTTGRIYLDGQDVTDLPPYERPLNIMLQSYALFPHMTVADNIAFGLKQESMPKALRQERVREMMALVQIEKLANRKPHQLSGGQKQRVALARSLAKHPKILLLDEPLGALDKRLREQTQFELVNIQERLGITFIVVTHDQEEAMTMSSRIALMNEGRVMQVDSPRRLYEYPSSRYSAEFIGSINLFAGTVISQEDNLVLIDCEEAGTQISVQHSQPLVSGMDVTVAVRPEKVRLSSELDKTLAPHAPNQLQGVIKEIAYLGDVSIYHVDLPSGKRVQFTQSNVQALAEQPLNWDDQVNISWQANACSLLVE, encoded by the coding sequence ATGACAGATGCACCTTTTAACGACGCAACCCCCTTTGCCGAGATTCAATCGTCAGAAAATGATCCGATTGTTCACATTGACAAGGTCACCAAAACCTTTGGTAATGTGTATGCGGTGGATGATGTCAGTTTAAAAATTTACCAAGGTGAGTTTTTTTCACTGCTTGGCGGTTCTGGTTGCGGCAAAACCACCTTACTTCGCATGCTGGCTGGCTTTGAAAAACCGACCACCGGTCGCATTTATTTGGATGGTCAAGATGTGACCGATTTACCGCCTTATGAACGCCCACTTAACATTATGCTGCAGTCCTATGCGTTGTTTCCGCACATGACCGTTGCCGACAATATTGCATTTGGTCTTAAGCAAGAATCCATGCCCAAAGCTTTGCGCCAAGAGCGGGTGCGCGAAATGATGGCCTTGGTGCAAATTGAAAAACTCGCCAATCGCAAACCCCATCAACTGTCAGGTGGACAAAAACAGCGCGTTGCTTTGGCACGCTCTTTAGCCAAACACCCCAAAATTTTATTGCTCGACGAACCGCTCGGCGCACTCGATAAACGCCTGCGTGAACAAACCCAGTTTGAACTGGTCAATATCCAAGAACGCCTCGGCATTACCTTTATCGTGGTCACCCACGACCAAGAAGAAGCCATGACCATGTCTTCGCGTATTGCGCTGATGAACGAAGGGCGTGTTATGCAGGTCGACAGTCCGCGTCGCTTGTATGAATATCCGTCTTCGCGTTACAGTGCCGAATTTATTGGATCCATTAACCTGTTTGCAGGCACCGTGATTTCGCAAGAAGATAATTTGGTATTGATTGATTGCGAAGAAGCCGGCACTCAAATCAGTGTGCAACACTCTCAGCCACTGGTGAGCGGTATGGATGTCACTGTTGCCGTGCGCCCCGAAAAAGTGCGCCTAAGCTCAGAGCTGGACAAAACGCTTGCCCCCCATGCACCTAACCAACTGCAAGGGGTTATCAAAGAGATTGCCTATTTAGGCGATGTGTCTATTTATCATGTGGACTTGCCCAGCGGTAAACGGGTGCAATTTACCCAATCAAACGTGCAAGCCCTTGCCGAACAACCCTTAAACTGGGACGATCAAGTTAATATCAGCTGGCAAGCCAACGCCTGCAGCTTGTTGGTTGAATAA
- a CDS encoding ABC transporter permease subunit gives MSAVTLSLKNKPWGKLALIGTPWFWLALFFALPFLFVLKISLSEAALMQPPYMPFIRDIEDGLVTLAINFGNYAILFEDPLYRTALENSVTIAGISTLIALLIGYPMAYAIAKAPQHWRLPLLMLIILPFWTSFLIRVYAWIGILKNNGLINNFLMWLGITDQPIEMLYTPIAVYVGIVYSYLPFVILPLYATLIRMDDSLLEAAADLGCKPWKQFLTITLPLSMPGIIAGGMLVFIPVMGEFVIPDLLGGPNSLMIGKLMWTEFFNNKDWPVASALAVVLLTVLIIPFVLWQHYERRQEEKSL, from the coding sequence ATGTCGGCAGTTACTCTATCACTTAAAAACAAGCCCTGGGGCAAACTCGCACTCATAGGTACGCCCTGGTTTTGGTTGGCACTGTTTTTTGCACTGCCGTTTTTATTCGTTTTAAAAATCAGCCTCTCTGAAGCGGCGCTGATGCAGCCGCCCTATATGCCGTTTATCCGCGACATTGAAGACGGCTTAGTGACCCTGGCAATCAACTTTGGCAACTATGCGATTTTATTTGAAGACCCGCTGTACCGCACCGCACTCGAAAACTCGGTCACCATTGCCGGTATTTCAACCCTCATCGCTTTATTGATTGGTTACCCCATGGCCTACGCCATTGCCAAAGCACCGCAACATTGGCGTTTGCCACTGTTAATGCTCATTATCCTGCCGTTTTGGACTTCTTTTTTAATTCGGGTGTATGCCTGGATTGGCATTCTTAAAAATAACGGCCTCATCAATAACTTTTTAATGTGGCTGGGTATTACCGACCAACCCATCGAAATGCTCTACACCCCAATTGCGGTGTATGTGGGCATTGTTTATTCCTATTTACCCTTTGTCATTTTGCCGCTCTATGCCACGCTGATTCGCATGGACGACTCCTTACTCGAAGCGGCGGCCGACCTAGGTTGTAAACCTTGGAAGCAGTTTTTAACCATTACCCTACCGCTATCGATGCCTGGCATTATTGCTGGTGGAATGCTGGTATTTATTCCTGTGATGGGTGAATTTGTTATCCCAGATTTGTTGGGTGGCCCCAACTCTTTGATGATAGGTAAACTCATGTGGACTGAGTTTTTTAATAACAAAGATTGGCCGGTGGCATCTGCCTTGGCAGTGGTGTTGCTCACGGTTTTAATCATTCCGTTTGTGCTGTGGCAACACTATGAACGGCGTCAGGAGGAGAAATCACTGTGA
- a CDS encoding ABC transporter permease subunit: protein MKKNRFPLLLTLLVFGYAFLYGPILSLIIYSFNESRLVTVWGGWSTKWYGELMQNQAILDAALLSLKIAAISASFAVILGTMAALALVRFKRFKGKTALEIMVAAPMVMPDVILGLALLLLFVAMSDFIGWPDGRGQTTIALAHTTFALAYVTVVVRSRIAHLDQSLEEAAMDLGAKPLKVFFAITLPIIAPALVAGWLLAFTLSLDDLVVASFVSGPGSTTLPMVVYSSVRLGVSPQINALATLIVVLVSLAVAIAGYVMYRQEKQKQAEINAGN from the coding sequence GTGAAAAAAAATCGCTTTCCTCTGCTTTTGACGCTCTTGGTGTTTGGGTATGCCTTTTTATATGGCCCCATTTTAAGTCTGATTATTTACTCTTTTAACGAAAGCCGACTGGTGACCGTTTGGGGTGGTTGGAGTACTAAATGGTATGGCGAGCTCATGCAAAACCAAGCCATTTTGGATGCCGCACTCCTGAGTTTAAAAATCGCCGCCATCAGCGCCAGCTTTGCGGTGATTTTAGGGACCATGGCCGCCTTGGCATTGGTGAGATTTAAACGCTTTAAAGGCAAAACCGCTTTAGAAATTATGGTCGCCGCCCCCATGGTAATGCCCGATGTGATTTTAGGCTTAGCCTTATTACTGCTGTTTGTAGCGATGAGTGACTTTATTGGCTGGCCCGATGGCCGCGGACAAACCACCATTGCCCTCGCACACACCACCTTTGCGCTGGCTTATGTCACCGTGGTGGTGCGTTCGCGCATTGCCCATTTAGATCAAAGCCTAGAAGAAGCCGCCATGGATTTAGGTGCAAAACCGCTCAAAGTCTTTTTTGCCATTACCCTACCCATTATTGCGCCTGCCTTGGTGGCGGGTTGGTTGCTGGCATTTACCTTGTCGCTAGATGATTTAGTCGTCGCCAGTTTCGTGTCTGGCCCTGGTTCAACCACCTTGCCCATGGTGGTCTATTCCAGTGTCCGCTTAGGCGTAAGCCCGCAAATTAATGCACTCGCCACCCTGATTGTTGTGCTGGTGAGCTTGGCAGTGGCCATCGCCGGTTATGTGATGTATCGCCAAGAAAAACAAAAGCAGGCAGAGATAAACGCAGGCAACTAA
- a CDS encoding response regulator has protein sequence MNSSLKFLIVDDMPQMCKIIYSILTDLGWKNITIATSGEKALKLLQEKEFDVMLLDNNMPGMEGLEVLEQLQKLNITTKPKVMMLTADRKMTTVQAAIKLGVSDFLVKPFKPQTLLEKIEKLGL, from the coding sequence ATGAATTCGAGTTTAAAATTTTTAATTGTGGATGACATGCCGCAAATGTGCAAAATCATTTACTCTATTTTGACTGACCTTGGCTGGAAAAACATTACCATCGCTACTAGCGGTGAAAAGGCCTTAAAGCTCTTACAAGAAAAAGAATTCGATGTCATGCTACTGGACAACAATATGCCGGGCATGGAAGGTTTAGAGGTCTTAGAACAACTGCAAAAATTGAACATTACCACTAAACCTAAAGTGATGATGTTAACCGCTGATCGAAAAATGACCACTGTCCAAGCAGCGATTAAACTTGGGGTATCTGACTTTTTGGTTAAACCTTTTAAACCGCAAACTCTGCTTGAAAAGATAGAAAAACTTGGCTTGTAA
- a CDS encoding ATP-binding protein produces MSQENPLIAEIRTLQTNFEALTSKLSKDIHRHDKIMARSDKRQKREYDELQQRLTEIEALHAELQQANQQLEKKVEERTLELNAALLKAEEATKAKSEFLANMSHEIRTPMNAIIGMAYLALQTNLDPKQRNYVSKVHKAGENLLGIINDILDFSKIEAGKLSMESIPLNLEEALEHFSTIIGVKAEEKNLAIVFEVAPNVPKDLMGDPLRLGQILLNLGSNAIKFTDQGQVTLSIDLVESTADSVMLHFAVQDSGIGMTPEQCAKLFKSFSQADTSTTRKYGGTGLGLAISKTLVELMQGKIWVESEAGKGSTFHFHAQFARQTEADLQKLMADASETAQLETAILSLSGARLLLVEDNTMNQELAAELLAHIGVQIVIANHGQEALDILAQDADFDAVLMDCQMPVMDGFVATKHIKGNPTFEQLPVIAMTANTFADRESEFSDAGMIDYVGKPIHPQSLYKTLTKWVKINTERQQSAPLQNTSSALETSIIIDLSNFSGINIDEALTFFNGSENLLSRNLKRFSQDYAHALADLTDLMAKDDLAGSIRHAHMLKGLTATLGMQAISADFGALENGLLANQNTQDIQIPENLVTAYGEMISQLTEHFAQDTQTAQMNETPWSTIKSQLIQMCEDFSGETFEYFETHQTSIQNAVTLEDFEYLKQTINDFEFDEALERLQSL; encoded by the coding sequence ATGAGCCAAGAAAATCCATTGATTGCAGAAATTCGAACGCTGCAAACAAATTTTGAAGCCCTAACCAGCAAACTCAGTAAAGACATTCACCGCCATGACAAAATTATGGCGCGCAGTGATAAACGCCAAAAACGCGAATATGATGAACTTCAACAGCGCCTCACCGAAATCGAAGCGCTGCACGCCGAACTCCAACAAGCCAACCAACAACTCGAGAAAAAAGTTGAAGAGCGCACCCTAGAATTAAACGCTGCCCTGCTCAAAGCGGAAGAAGCCACCAAAGCCAAATCTGAGTTTTTGGCCAATATGAGCCATGAAATTCGCACGCCCATGAATGCCATTATCGGCATGGCCTACTTAGCTCTGCAAACCAACCTTGACCCCAAACAACGTAATTATGTTTCTAAAGTCCATAAAGCCGGTGAAAATTTGCTGGGCATTATTAATGACATTCTCGACTTCTCAAAAATTGAAGCGGGCAAACTCTCCATGGAAAGCATCCCACTGAATTTAGAAGAAGCACTGGAACACTTTTCAACCATCATTGGCGTCAAGGCTGAAGAGAAAAATCTTGCGATTGTGTTTGAGGTTGCGCCCAATGTCCCCAAAGACTTAATGGGCGACCCTCTTCGCTTGGGGCAAATATTGCTCAATCTTGGCAGCAACGCCATCAAGTTTACCGACCAAGGTCAAGTCACACTTAGCATCGACTTAGTAGAGTCTACTGCGGACAGTGTCATGCTCCACTTTGCGGTACAGGATTCTGGTATCGGCATGACACCAGAGCAATGCGCCAAACTTTTTAAGTCTTTCAGCCAAGCGGATACGTCCACTACCCGAAAATATGGCGGCACAGGACTTGGGTTAGCCATTTCCAAAACACTGGTTGAATTGATGCAGGGTAAAATTTGGGTTGAAAGTGAAGCTGGAAAAGGCTCAACCTTTCACTTTCATGCGCAATTCGCACGCCAAACTGAGGCAGACTTACAAAAGCTCATGGCGGATGCCTCTGAAACCGCTCAATTAGAAACGGCTATCTTATCTCTATCTGGTGCTCGACTCTTATTAGTTGAGGACAACACCATGAACCAAGAGTTAGCTGCCGAACTGCTGGCGCATATTGGCGTGCAGATTGTCATCGCCAATCATGGGCAAGAAGCCCTGGATATTCTTGCTCAAGATGCCGATTTTGATGCCGTTTTGATGGATTGCCAAATGCCAGTAATGGATGGTTTTGTCGCTACTAAACATATCAAAGGCAATCCAACCTTTGAACAACTGCCGGTCATCGCGATGACCGCCAACACCTTTGCCGACCGTGAAAGCGAATTTTCAGATGCCGGCATGATTGATTATGTGGGTAAACCGATACATCCTCAATCCCTTTATAAAACCTTGACCAAATGGGTCAAAATCAATACAGAACGCCAGCAAAGCGCCCCTTTACAAAACACATCCAGTGCCCTAGAGACATCAATAATCATCGACCTCAGCAATTTCAGCGGCATCAATATCGATGAAGCTCTGACCTTTTTCAATGGCTCTGAAAATTTATTGAGCCGCAACTTAAAGCGCTTTAGCCAAGATTATGCGCATGCATTGGCGGACTTGACCGATTTAATGGCCAAAGACGACCTTGCCGGTAGTATACGACACGCCCATATGCTTAAAGGTTTAACCGCAACTTTGGGCATGCAAGCCATCAGTGCCGATTTCGGGGCATTAGAAAACGGATTGTTAGCCAATCAAAACACCCAAGACATTCAAATCCCAGAAAATCTAGTGACGGCCTATGGCGAGATGATTAGTCAACTGACAGAACATTTTGCACAAGATACTCAAACTGCTCAGATGAATGAAACCCCTTGGTCGACGATCAAAAGCCAGCTAATTCAGATGTGTGAAGATTTTAGCGGTGAAACCTTTGAGTATTTCGAAACGCATCAAACCAGCATTCAAAACGCAGTTACACTTGAAGATTTTGAGTACTTAAAACAGACGATTAATGACTTTGAATTTGATGAGGCACTTGAACGACTGCAAAGTTTGTAA
- a CDS encoding HD-GYP domain-containing protein, translating to MSDDNQNPLIAEIEALKKEFLAMSEKMIKDIHRNDKIMARSDKRQKQEYDELQARFAEVKALQQEIEETQKEVVFTMGAIGESRSKETGNHVKRVAEYSYLLAKYYGMDEKEAEMLKQASPMHDIGKVAIADAILNKPGRFNDEEYEIMKSHAQLSYEMLKHSQRPLLKMAATLAYEHHEKYNGTGYPRGLAGEDIHIYGRITAIADVFDALGSDRCYKKAWEDEKIFKLFREERGQHFDPQLVDIFFEHLDEFLAIRDRLRDEIH from the coding sequence ATGAGTGATGATAATCAAAATCCATTGATTGCGGAGATAGAGGCTCTTAAAAAAGAGTTTCTAGCCATGTCTGAAAAAATGATTAAAGACATCCATCGTAACGATAAGATTATGGCTCGCAGCGATAAACGCCAAAAGCAAGAATATGATGAGCTTCAAGCTCGTTTTGCTGAAGTAAAGGCGCTCCAACAAGAAATAGAAGAAACTCAAAAAGAAGTGGTCTTTACCATGGGGGCCATAGGTGAAAGTCGTAGTAAAGAAACCGGCAACCATGTAAAGCGGGTGGCAGAATATTCTTACTTATTGGCCAAATACTACGGTATGGATGAAAAAGAAGCGGAAATGCTGAAACAGGCCAGTCCGATGCACGATATTGGTAAAGTTGCGATTGCGGATGCGATTTTAAACAAACCTGGGCGCTTTAACGATGAAGAGTATGAAATTATGAAATCGCATGCGCAACTCAGTTATGAAATGCTTAAACATTCGCAACGTCCACTGTTAAAAATGGCTGCGACTCTGGCGTACGAACATCATGAAAAATATAACGGCACAGGCTATCCGAGAGGTTTAGCCGGTGAAGACATTCATATCTACGGCAGAATTACCGCCATAGCGGATGTGTTCGATGCCTTAGGCAGTGACCGTTGTTACAAAAAAGCTTGGGAAGATGAAAAAATTTTCAAACTGTTTCGTGAGGAGCGTGGACAGCATTTTGATCCGCAATTGGTCGATATCTTCTTTGAACATCTAGATGAGTTTTTAGCCATTCGAGATCGTTTGCGAGATGAGATTCATTGA
- a CDS encoding DUF1987 domain-containing protein, with product MNELLIEETQYTPSIKMSPEGQIEIKGKSYPENTFEFYKPVMVWLTDYFVQDSVPSLKVKFEITYFNSSSSKLFFDFFDLLNEHKDSVGITIDWCYDEENESAMEAGEDFIDDFPDLSIKLVTV from the coding sequence ATGAATGAATTGTTAATAGAAGAAACACAATATACCCCAAGCATTAAGATGAGTCCTGAGGGGCAGATAGAGATTAAAGGCAAGTCTTACCCAGAAAACACCTTTGAGTTTTACAAGCCTGTAATGGTTTGGTTGACCGATTATTTCGTACAAGACAGCGTGCCATCTCTAAAGGTTAAATTTGAAATTACCTACTTTAACTCCAGTAGTTCAAAGTTGTTTTTTGATTTCTTTGATTTACTCAACGAACACAAAGATTCGGTCGGTATTACCATTGACTGGTGTTATGACGAAGAAAACGAAAGTGCCATGGAAGCTGGCGAAGATTTTATTGATGATTTTCCTGACCTGAGCATCAAGCTAGTGACCGTTTAA
- a CDS encoding SiaB family protein kinase — protein MNIQSIKELTDKEGIVFLAYTGFLSQSLISAMMTSLEQETDYGGLNLGVSAHIYTIFIEMAQNMMNYSRDLTALDNSRKPEGIILVGKRLPEYYYVESQNVVDVSDMEKMEPKLAELQGMSNDEIKKRYRELRKSGRDKHDVGGGIGFYEIAKRCERLEYSFSPAENNKYFFNLKAIVPMKKGD, from the coding sequence ATGAATATACAATCCATTAAAGAGTTAACCGATAAAGAAGGGATTGTGTTTTTAGCCTATACCGGCTTTTTATCACAATCACTGATTTCAGCGATGATGACTTCTTTGGAACAAGAAACTGATTATGGCGGATTAAACTTAGGCGTTTCAGCGCATATCTATACGATTTTTATAGAGATGGCGCAGAATATGATGAATTACTCAAGAGATTTAACAGCTCTCGATAACTCCAGAAAGCCTGAGGGCATAATTTTGGTTGGAAAACGCCTGCCTGAGTATTATTATGTAGAAAGTCAAAATGTTGTCGATGTCAGCGACATGGAAAAAATGGAACCTAAACTGGCCGAATTGCAGGGTATGAGTAATGATGAAATCAAAAAACGCTATCGTGAATTGCGCAAAAGTGGTCGCGATAAACATGATGTTGGCGGCGGTATAGGGTTTTATGAAATTGCGAAACGCTGTGAACGGCTAGAGTACTCGTTTTCTCCCGCTGAAAATAATAAGTATTTTTTTAATTTAAAAGCCATAGTGCCTATGAAGAAGGGTGATTGA